A single genomic interval of Lathyrus oleraceus cultivar Zhongwan6 chromosome 7, CAAS_Psat_ZW6_1.0, whole genome shotgun sequence harbors:
- the LOC127105156 gene encoding ubiquitin carboxyl-terminal hydrolase 10 encodes MKDSDNRPDEEVAYECWKNHMARNDSLIVDECQGQYKSTLVCPECGKISITFDPFMYLSLPLPSTVTRAMTVTVFYCDGSGLPMPYTVNVLKHGCCRDLCQALGTACCLKSDEMLLLAEVYENKIYRYLENPLESLTSIKDEEHIVAYRLKNGARKTKLEILHRCPDK; translated from the exons ATGAAGGACTCAGATAATAGGCCAGATGAGGAAGTTGCGTACGAGTGTTGGAAAAATCATATGGCTCGGAATGATTCATTGATTGTTGATGAATGCCAG GGTCAATACAAATCAACATTGGTTTGTCCTGAATGTGGCAAAATTTCAATTACTTTTGATCCATTTATGTATTTATCATTACCACTTCCTTCAACTGTCACCCGGGCAATGACAGTTACTGTCTTTTATTGTGATGGGAGTGGTCTTCCCATGCCGTACACAGTGAATGTTCTGAAGCATGGTTGCTGCAGAGATCTTTGCCAAGCATTGGGCACTGCATGCTGTTTGAAGAGTGATGAAATGCTTTTGCTTGCAGAG GTTTATGAGAATAAGATTTATCGATATCTAGAGAATCCGTTAGAGTCATTGACTTCTATCAAGGATGAAGAACATATTGTGGCCTATCGACTCAAGAATGGAGCCAGGAAAACAAAACTAGAAATATTGCATCGATGTCCGGATAAGTAA